The following proteins are encoded in a genomic region of Clostridium kluyveri:
- a CDS encoding FIST signal transduction protein, translating into MKALCFSKVQEAVKFMGEADEDKGIVLFSSVDNIKELSKNVYKDIILCSTAGEYTYRGYTDGVIIGFQYNKKEVEMVEISYPPILSINELKKAYENVRGNKNAFMLLLCDGLKGIEESILSTFYFIESNFKIIGGSAGDNEKFKETYIYMGNKRVMNIALFFNLKRRTDIIKENIYVKTDKILRVTEADVVKRRVVTFNNNPASTEYARAVGVSENRLPEYFMSNPLGKLYEDDILIASPMKVNEDKSITFYSELMINTFVYLLKPVEPMGVLRETLKNVSFKPSFVFSINCIFRKLLFIKDSIWKDFDREMTSFCRNTAGFISYGEQYYKKHLNQTMVMLLVE; encoded by the coding sequence ATGAAAGCTTTATGTTTTTCGAAAGTGCAGGAAGCTGTTAAATTCATGGGAGAGGCTGATGAAGATAAGGGAATTGTCTTATTTTCCTCTGTGGATAATATAAAAGAATTATCTAAAAATGTTTATAAAGATATCATACTCTGTTCAACTGCAGGAGAATATACATATAGAGGATATACAGATGGGGTGATTATCGGTTTTCAATATAATAAAAAAGAGGTAGAGATGGTAGAGATCTCATACCCACCCATATTAAGTATAAATGAGCTTAAAAAGGCCTATGAAAATGTAAGGGGTAATAAAAATGCATTTATGCTGCTGTTGTGTGATGGACTGAAGGGAATTGAAGAAAGTATTTTAAGTACTTTTTATTTTATAGAATCTAATTTTAAAATTATAGGCGGTAGTGCAGGAGATAATGAGAAATTCAAAGAGACTTATATTTATATGGGAAATAAAAGGGTTATGAATATTGCCTTGTTTTTTAACCTGAAGAGAAGGACGGATATTATCAAGGAAAATATATATGTAAAAACGGATAAAATATTGAGAGTTACTGAAGCCGATGTGGTAAAAAGAAGGGTAGTGACTTTTAATAATAATCCTGCAAGTACGGAATATGCTCGTGCAGTGGGAGTAAGTGAAAATAGACTTCCAGAATATTTTATGAGCAACCCTCTTGGAAAATTATATGAAGATGATATACTTATTGCTTCTCCCATGAAAGTAAATGAAGATAAGTCTATTACATTTTATAGTGAACTTATGATAAATACATTTGTATATCTTTTAAAACCTGTGGAGCCTATGGGTGTATTGAGAGAAACATTAAAAAATGTATCTTTTAAACCTTCTTTTGTATTTTCTATAAATTGTATATTTAGAAAATTGTTATTTATTAAAGACAGCATATGGAAAGATTTCGATAGGGAAATGACTTCATTTTGTAGAAATACTGCCGGATTTATAAGTTATGGGGAACAATATTATAAGAAACATTTAAACCAAACTATGGTAATGCTGTTGGTGGAATAG
- a CDS encoding methyl-accepting chemotaxis protein, with amino-acid sequence MIKHMTGSFNRKIHPKNIDEDNTKYIFPYITQVFELNKEIEKETNSIIKEEEISTSNIDMLLNESGYTERQIKKVEEHLQDLAQSSKNTNDLIEKLFKSSIKESEKVSNVKEQNALMDGEMNIIEKMFNEFIILCDKLKTQYESIEQFTNVISSVAKQTKLLSLNASIEASRAGEYGRGFSIVADEIKKLSVNSQENVKDIINSLKGMTEIIEQLSIKSKEGMDKVSSAVQGIKKSDVLMDGIVLSQGEFLKHFNDVKSSQKNNLSDVEKINHELTNIIKKSNNDKGQFEGLIIGSQKKADYILNILHHLNQIRILWGKYVSKN; translated from the coding sequence GTGATTAAGCATATGACAGGAAGTTTTAATAGGAAGATACATCCCAAAAATATTGATGAAGATAATACAAAGTACATATTCCCATATATAACTCAGGTATTTGAATTAAATAAAGAAATAGAAAAAGAAACTAATAGTATAATAAAAGAAGAGGAAATATCTACATCTAACATAGACATGCTTTTAAATGAATCGGGATATACGGAACGTCAGATAAAAAAAGTTGAGGAACATCTTCAGGATTTAGCCCAAAGCAGTAAAAATACTAATGATTTGATAGAAAAACTTTTTAAAAGTTCCATTAAAGAATCGGAAAAGGTCAGCAATGTAAAAGAGCAAAATGCCCTTATGGATGGAGAAATGAATATTATAGAGAAAATGTTTAATGAGTTTATAATTTTGTGTGATAAATTAAAGACACAGTATGAAAGTATTGAACAATTTACAAATGTTATTTCAAGTGTAGCAAAACAAACAAAATTACTTTCATTGAATGCATCTATAGAAGCTTCAAGGGCAGGAGAATATGGAAGAGGTTTTTCTATTGTCGCAGATGAAATAAAAAAACTATCTGTTAATTCTCAGGAAAATGTAAAAGATATAATAAACTCTTTAAAAGGTATGACAGAAATTATAGAACAGCTCAGCATAAAGTCAAAGGAAGGAATGGACAAAGTCTCCAGCGCAGTTCAGGGTATTAAAAAATCAGATGTATTGATGGATGGTATTGTATTGTCACAGGGGGAATTTTTAAAACATTTTAATGATGTAAAAAGCTCTCAGAAGAATAATTTAAGTGATGTAGAAAAGATAAACCATGAACTTACCAATATCATTAAAAAATCTAATAATGATAAAGGTCAATTTGAAGGGTTAATTATTGGTTCTCAAAAGAAGGCGGATTACATTTTAAATATTTTACATCACCTTAACCAGATTAGAATTTTGTGGGGAAAATATGTTTCAAAAAATTAA
- the thiT gene encoding energy-coupled thiamine transporter ThiT translates to MSLIKNFTEILSHPTSIFALIAVIIFILFWAKVKNVKFTTQLVTQIGIALALATILKIFRIYHLPQGGSVTLGSMVPILLMALLYGPEVGFITGFLYGIITLILDPYILHPIQVIFDYPLPFMALGIAGYFRNRKIAGTFLAILGRFICHFISGVIFFGSFAPKGMSPAIYSLTLNGIFIAVEGAICIAIMIVLPVKHLETIINKKIISN, encoded by the coding sequence ATGTCTTTAATAAAAAATTTTACAGAGATTTTATCTCACCCAACTTCTATTTTTGCATTAATCGCCGTTATTATCTTTATACTGTTCTGGGCGAAAGTTAAAAATGTTAAATTTACTACGCAACTTGTCACTCAAATAGGTATAGCACTGGCACTGGCTACCATACTTAAAATATTTAGAATATATCATCTCCCTCAAGGTGGAAGTGTAACCTTGGGAAGCATGGTACCTATACTTCTTATGGCTTTGCTTTATGGCCCGGAAGTTGGTTTTATTACTGGATTTTTATATGGAATTATAACCTTAATACTAGATCCATACATACTTCATCCTATACAAGTTATATTTGACTACCCTCTGCCATTTATGGCCTTAGGTATAGCAGGATATTTTAGGAACAGAAAAATTGCAGGTACATTTTTAGCTATTTTGGGAAGATTTATATGTCACTTTATATCTGGAGTAATCTTTTTCGGAAGCTTTGCACCCAAAGGAATGTCTCCTGCAATTTATTCTCTCACTTTAAATGGCATATTCATAGCTGTTGAAGGTGCAATATGTATTGCAATAATGATAGTACTTCCTGTAAAACATTTAGAAACAATTATAAATAAAAAGATAATATCTAATTGA
- a CDS encoding lactate utilization protein — protein sequence MDKNILWVNDKKIERTIEALKKNNINGFYVKDRQEFFSKIEQLVKKDSVVSCGGSATLEQTGILEYLRGGRYKFLDRAAEGVTPEQKKQIHRETFFADAFFTSVNALTEEGELFNVDGTGNRVAAMLFGPDKVIVVCGVNKIVKNLEEAVERNKRVSAPANARRLNCNTPCTTTGRCMDCSSKSRICNEYTLIRNQLDDSRIHVFIFNEDLGY from the coding sequence ATGGATAAAAATATTTTATGGGTAAATGACAAAAAGATAGAAAGGACTATTGAGGCATTGAAAAAGAACAACATAAATGGGTTTTATGTGAAAGATAGACAGGAATTTTTCAGTAAAATAGAGCAGTTGGTGAAAAAAGATTCTGTGGTGAGTTGTGGAGGGTCTGCTACCTTAGAGCAAACCGGTATACTGGAATATCTAAGAGGCGGCAGGTATAAGTTTTTAGACAGGGCAGCAGAGGGCGTAACTCCAGAACAAAAAAAGCAGATACACAGAGAAACTTTTTTTGCAGATGCATTTTTTACTAGTGTTAATGCCCTAACTGAAGAAGGAGAACTGTTTAACGTAGATGGTACAGGCAATAGAGTAGCAGCTATGCTCTTTGGGCCTGATAAGGTTATTGTAGTCTGTGGAGTGAATAAAATTGTAAAAAACCTGGAAGAAGCTGTAGAGAGAAATAAGAGAGTGTCTGCTCCTGCCAATGCCAGGAGACTCAATTGCAATACACCCTGTACCACCACAGGCCGTTGTATGGATTGCAGCAGCAAAAGTAGAATATGTAACGAGTATACCTTAATAAGGAACCAACTTGATGATTCCAGGATTCATGTATTTATATTTAATGAAGATTTAGGATATTAA
- the hepT gene encoding type VII toxin-antitoxin system HepT family RNase toxin, translated as MVKREIVISRINQLNEYVNILKTIKKYDKETYIKDPLIYGAAERFLHLSIECILDIGNHVISDMGYRKPENNRDIFLVLYENNILDEKIKINLCNMASFRNILVHDYIKLDRELVYGIINNDLKDIEEFVKIIIEYV; from the coding sequence ATGGTTAAACGAGAAATAGTAATCTCAAGGATAAATCAATTAAATGAATATGTAAACATACTTAAAACTATAAAAAAATATGATAAAGAAACATATATTAAAGATCCTCTTATATATGGAGCTGCTGAAAGGTTCCTTCATTTGAGTATTGAATGTATTCTTGATATAGGAAATCATGTTATATCAGATATGGGATATAGAAAACCAGAGAATAACAGAGATATATTTTTAGTTTTATATGAAAATAATATACTTGATGAAAAAATAAAAATAAATCTGTGTAATATGGCTAGCTTTAGAAATATCTTAGTGCATGATTATATAAAGTTAGATAGGGAATTGGTGTATGGAATAATAAACAATGATTTAAAAGATATAGAAGAGTTCGTAAAAATAATAATAGAATATGTGTAA
- a CDS encoding YjfB family protein, producing MDIAALSAAMSEYSVKQSAGIAITKMAMNASEQNAVNMTDMINSMAVDPNLGSKLDVKA from the coding sequence ATGGATATAGCGGCACTTTCTGCAGCAATGAGTGAGTATAGTGTTAAACAATCAGCAGGTATAGCCATTACTAAAATGGCTATGAATGCATCAGAGCAGAATGCTGTAAATATGACAGATATGATAAATAGCATGGCAGTTGATCCTAATTTAGGAAGCAAATTGGATGTAAAGGCATAA
- the mntA gene encoding type VII toxin-antitoxin system MntA family adenylyltransferase antitoxin — translation MVNYIIDKAKYFIERINKKYKIKFAYIFGSQANGRALKNSDIDIAIYFEEKSSLIEEAYIRGDIIEEGKAFFKKDVDIVSLDNAPLLLKYEIIYNGIVIKDHDEIGDFESLALREYFDFKYYSDIYDNAMIEKIRKGEFFGG, via the coding sequence ATGGTGAATTATATTATAGATAAAGCTAAATATTTTATCGAAAGGATAAATAAAAAATACAAGATAAAATTTGCCTATATTTTTGGCTCACAAGCAAATGGCAGAGCTTTGAAAAATAGTGATATAGATATAGCGATATATTTTGAGGAAAAAAGTTCTCTTATAGAAGAGGCCTATATAAGGGGAGATATCATAGAAGAGGGAAAAGCCTTTTTTAAAAAAGATGTAGATATAGTTTCTCTAGACAATGCACCTTTATTATTAAAATATGAAATAATCTACAATGGAATAGTTATTAAAGATCATGATGAAATAGGTGATTTTGAATCTTTGGCCTTAAGAGAGTATTTTGATTTTAAATATTATTCTGATATATATGATAATGCTATGATTGAAAAAATAAGAAAGGGAGAATTTTTTGGAGGATAA
- a CDS encoding YitT family protein, translating to MKQRSLLTYFSIYRINIYNLYYLESGITGISLLIEHISYIEPAITQWVGNIALFFVGLLLLNKKFMMRTVFWSSCITLIYILQE from the coding sequence ATAAAGCAACGATCACTGCTTACTTATTTTTCAATATATAGGATAAATATTTATAATTTATACTATCTTGAAAGTGGAATAACTGGAATATCCCTGTTAATAGAACATATATCATATATAGAACCGGCAATTACCCAATGGGTTGGAAATATAGCATTATTTTTTGTGGGTCTTTTGCTGTTGAATAAAAAATTTATGATGAGAACTGTTTTTTGGTCCTCTTGTATTACCCTTATTTATATACTACAAGAGTAA
- a CDS encoding PocR ligand-binding domain-containing protein: MIKILDNGEVDLDLLEVEDVIDINILQKFQDNFADGMNIASVTVDKNGKPVTKPSSYTNFCLDLTQSTSAGEARCAESHKRGGEEATRLGKPYVYTCHAGLIDFAAPIMIKGKTIGTILGGQVMYSHPGESRFRDTAAEIGVNADKYVEASNHVYKVDEKNVKAASEVLYVVANALCKIGYESILVGTVASNLSENFEQISATMEELAASSVDVSSNQKVLNEEITRVKSISLEINSVLNAIKNIAEQTKMLGLNAAIEAARAGELGRGFGVVASEIRKLSEDSKQTASTIVDLTKKIQESVDNTIETSNSTLETTEQQTAAIQEITSSVQQVSEMSDTLSEMANSKI; this comes from the coding sequence ATGATAAAAATATTGGATAATGGAGAAGTAGATTTAGATTTATTAGAAGTGGAGGATGTTATAGATATAAATATATTGCAAAAGTTTCAGGATAACTTTGCTGATGGTATGAATATTGCAAGTGTAACAGTAGATAAGAATGGAAAGCCTGTAACAAAACCTAGTTCCTACACTAATTTTTGTTTGGATCTTACCCAGTCCACTTCTGCAGGAGAGGCACGCTGTGCAGAGTCTCATAAAAGAGGAGGAGAAGAGGCTACAAGACTTGGAAAGCCTTATGTTTATACCTGTCATGCAGGGTTGATTGATTTTGCTGCACCTATAATGATAAAAGGCAAAACCATAGGAACCATATTAGGTGGACAAGTTATGTATTCACATCCAGGAGAATCACGTTTTAGGGATACTGCCGCTGAAATAGGGGTGAATGCGGATAAGTACGTAGAGGCTTCAAATCATGTTTACAAGGTAGATGAAAAAAATGTAAAGGCAGCATCTGAAGTGCTGTATGTAGTTGCTAATGCTCTTTGTAAAATAGGATATGAATCTATCTTAGTGGGAACGGTTGCGTCAAATCTTTCTGAAAACTTTGAACAAATTTCAGCTACCATGGAAGAATTAGCAGCATCCTCTGTAGATGTAAGTAGTAACCAGAAAGTTTTAAATGAGGAAATTACCAGAGTTAAAAGTATTTCTTTAGAAATAAACAGTGTATTAAATGCTATAAAAAATATAGCAGAGCAGACCAAAATGCTTGGTTTAAATGCGGCTATAGAAGCAGCTAGAGCCGGGGAATTAGGGAGAGGATTTGGAGTTGTAGCCAGTGAAATAAGAAAATTATCCGAAGATTCAAAGCAGACAGCTTCTACCATAGTAGATCTCACTAAAAAAATACAAGAATCAGTGGATAACACTATTGAAACCTCTAATTCTACTCTTGAAACTACGGAACAGCAAACAGCGGCAATACAGGAGATTACATCTAGTGTTCAACAAGTTTCCGAAATGTCAGATACTTTAAGTGAAATGGCAAATTCAAAAATATAA
- a CDS encoding amino acid permease, translating to MEKKHKGLSVLQLTMMALGTIIGGSFFLGSSVAIHALGPFIIISYILGGILVYFILSALSEMTVADPSPGSFFTFTRKAFGSRAGFTVGWVYWTGMVLAMSSEAAAVSILIRRWFPAISMSFLGSIIIIIITLLNLLGADKLSKLESGLAAVKLLAVVSFIIMALFLITGLLRLNTGAAEIKSVKLSFLLPGGIKSIAGSMLTVMFAYAGFEIIGLAASETDNPKETIPRAIKYTVSSLVILYIASIYAVLLLIPTDVLGENVSPMVAALNRWGMNWAGNVINIVMIIAILSTMLAAMFGIGRMIRSLADEAYAPRWLKDNTNIPYKGMVFSGAAMFLGLMMGLLFPRVYLFLVSCGGFSLLFTYVMIVASQIRLRKNHVYIIEKKQHSYISWITVISLIAIILSMPFIPGQASGLIAGIIIIAFYSAAYTIMKYYIKIKKHGELKDKFNTKERKTGFLMELSKEFIERRKVFKGDKKKYDK from the coding sequence ATGGAAAAAAAGCATAAGGGATTATCTGTGCTGCAACTTACAATGATGGCCCTTGGAACTATAATTGGAGGTTCTTTTTTTCTGGGTTCTTCTGTGGCTATTCATGCTCTGGGTCCTTTTATAATTATTTCCTATATATTAGGAGGAATTTTAGTGTATTTTATTCTTTCCGCACTTTCAGAAATGACAGTGGCAGATCCGTCACCCGGTTCTTTTTTCACGTTTACCAGAAAGGCCTTTGGTTCAAGAGCTGGATTTACTGTGGGATGGGTATACTGGACTGGTATGGTTCTTGCTATGTCAAGTGAAGCTGCAGCTGTATCTATTTTGATTCGCAGATGGTTTCCTGCCATATCCATGTCTTTTTTAGGAAGTATAATTATCATTATAATTACACTGCTTAATTTGTTAGGTGCTGATAAGTTAAGTAAGCTGGAAAGTGGTCTTGCTGCTGTTAAATTGCTTGCAGTGGTATCTTTTATAATTATGGCCCTATTTTTAATTACAGGTCTTTTAAGGCTGAATACAGGTGCAGCGGAGATTAAAAGTGTAAAACTTTCTTTTTTGCTTCCAGGAGGAATAAAAAGTATTGCAGGAAGTATGCTTACGGTTATGTTTGCCTATGCAGGATTTGAAATAATAGGCCTGGCAGCTTCAGAGACCGATAATCCAAAAGAGACTATTCCAAGGGCCATAAAATATACTGTGTCAAGTCTTGTGATTCTTTACATAGCTTCCATCTATGCAGTTCTTTTGTTAATTCCTACTGATGTTCTTGGTGAAAATGTAAGCCCTATGGTAGCTGCACTTAATAGATGGGGAATGAACTGGGCCGGAAATGTGATAAATATAGTAATGATTATAGCAATACTCTCTACAATGCTGGCGGCTATGTTTGGCATAGGAAGGATGATTCGCTCCCTTGCAGATGAAGCTTATGCTCCTAGGTGGCTAAAGGATAACACCAATATTCCCTACAAAGGTATGGTGTTTTCTGGTGCAGCTATGTTTTTAGGATTGATGATGGGACTTTTATTTCCGAGGGTGTATTTATTTTTAGTGAGTTGTGGAGGATTTTCTCTGCTTTTTACATATGTAATGATTGTAGCTTCACAAATTCGACTGCGTAAAAATCATGTGTATATTATAGAAAAGAAACAGCACAGCTATATTTCATGGATTACTGTTATAAGTCTTATTGCTATTATTTTAAGCATGCCTTTTATTCCCGGCCAGGCATCAGGTCTCATAGCAGGTATTATAATCATTGCCTTTTATTCAGCAGCATACACAATTATGAAATATTACATAAAAATAAAAAAACACGGTGAATTGAAGGATAAATTTAATACAAAAGAACGTAAAACTGGTTTTCTTATGGAACTTTCTAAAGAATTTATTGAGAGAAGAAAAGTTTTTAAAGGGGATAAGAAAAAATATGATAAATGA
- a CDS encoding sodium:solute symporter family protein: MSASLIIIILYIAMLFVISSFAKRRVSKEGESYTLAGRELSTPLIACSLIGLAIGGASTIGVAEQAYGIGLAAGWYTVAWGFAAIVMGLVTAEKYRNFNVSTVPELFGKFYDEKGRFICVICQMIILIVVVSLQYIAGGSILSSLLPGVFTLKSGMVVSACVFIGITFMGGMWSAGLCNLFNVPLKYAGVILCTILAVISTGGFENIRLNLPQNVPYFSFTQGTGIWIILSWFLIMLTQVMSMQGPVQIAFAAKDSKTAKKGFIIGGLCMIPIGFLCALIGMSAKVAFPDVSATLALPKMILSLNPVAAGITLAALWAADVSTACNLLLGASTLFSQDIYKKSINPKVDDKKYLIINKVSVIVLGVFTFVLASSMSGILKTISIGLSLCTAFTIVFLFTIFCPKLCRKSSAFYTTLVSIIVLFVWQIVPSFRIFPHVIFMEWLVCLCTFLLIAVLDRHNIFTSEQLKSIEDVV, encoded by the coding sequence ATGAGTGCATCATTAATAATTATTATACTTTATATAGCAATGCTCTTTGTAATAAGTTCCTTTGCCAAACGAAGAGTATCCAAAGAGGGAGAAAGTTATACCCTAGCAGGTAGAGAACTTTCAACTCCTCTTATAGCCTGCTCACTTATAGGTCTTGCCATTGGGGGTGCTTCCACCATAGGTGTTGCAGAACAGGCCTATGGTATAGGTCTTGCTGCAGGATGGTACACTGTGGCCTGGGGATTTGCAGCTATAGTTATGGGACTTGTTACTGCTGAAAAATATAGAAATTTCAATGTATCCACGGTACCGGAGCTTTTTGGAAAGTTCTATGATGAAAAAGGAAGATTTATCTGCGTTATATGTCAGATGATTATTCTTATAGTAGTTGTGTCACTTCAGTATATTGCCGGCGGTTCCATTTTATCTTCACTTTTACCTGGAGTATTTACATTAAAATCTGGTATGGTAGTTAGTGCCTGTGTATTTATAGGTATAACTTTTATGGGCGGAATGTGGTCTGCAGGATTATGCAATTTATTTAATGTACCTTTAAAATATGCAGGAGTTATACTCTGTACCATATTAGCTGTAATATCCACCGGCGGATTTGAAAATATAAGATTAAACCTGCCACAAAATGTACCTTATTTCAGCTTCACCCAGGGTACTGGTATATGGATAATTTTAAGTTGGTTTTTAATTATGCTGACTCAGGTCATGTCCATGCAGGGACCTGTACAGATAGCTTTTGCAGCTAAGGACTCTAAAACTGCAAAAAAAGGATTTATAATAGGTGGACTATGTATGATTCCCATAGGATTCTTATGTGCCCTTATAGGTATGTCAGCCAAGGTGGCTTTTCCAGATGTAAGTGCAACTTTAGCACTGCCTAAGATGATATTGTCACTAAATCCTGTAGCGGCAGGCATAACTCTTGCAGCACTTTGGGCTGCAGATGTATCTACTGCTTGTAATTTGTTATTGGGAGCGTCTACACTATTTTCACAGGATATATACAAAAAATCCATAAATCCAAAAGTAGATGACAAAAAATATCTTATAATAAATAAGGTATCAGTTATTGTGCTTGGAGTATTTACTTTTGTATTGGCTTCGTCCATGTCGGGTATATTAAAAACTATTTCTATAGGTTTGAGTCTCTGCACTGCCTTTACAATAGTATTCTTATTTACCATATTCTGTCCTAAACTATGCAGAAAAAGCTCTGCTTTTTACACTACTTTAGTAAGCATAATAGTTTTATTTGTATGGCAAATAGTGCCTTCATTTAGGATATTCCCTCATGTAATATTTATGGAATGGCTGGTATGTCTTTGCACCTTCCTATTGATAGCAGTACTAGACAGACACAATATATTTACATCTGAACAGTTAAAATCCATTGAAGATGTGGTATAA
- a CDS encoding Ger(x)C family spore germination C-terminal domain-containing protein gives MNKFKVVLHIAVVIIFIVCFLGTSGMLVENMEIPVGVGADIEKSSNDISYNIPLLVYSFENVNQVMSTTITGSNGNLGQTIQNRQLKEGKKSTLGLNRVFLFSEETAMFGIKNFLDIWVKNQATNDRALCAVCKGNAKDIFKYKTKEYSNAAEYIEGMIKNLREYNFFSMQYTAMDLIVRVDAEGRNVLLPYIELKDDTIETTGLAIFKGDVMVGKADMNETRIINILKENRVRGILTLQKDSKHYINCYAYSKRKVKCYREDGKYKFIIYLDIQGNMVSNELYSNLCSNSQLLKRYEADMKNFVEKKANEAIKNIKCKYKTDVLDLGKIAISKYGRGTGTDWDKVVCDSEIQINVKFKVNTEGRGDY, from the coding sequence ATGAATAAATTCAAGGTTGTCTTGCACATTGCTGTAGTTATAATATTTATTGTGTGTTTTTTAGGTACAAGTGGAATGCTTGTAGAAAATATGGAAATACCAGTAGGAGTAGGAGCTGATATAGAAAAGAGTTCTAATGATATATCTTATAATATACCCCTTTTGGTATATTCCTTTGAAAATGTAAATCAAGTAATGAGCACTACTATTACTGGAAGTAATGGTAATTTAGGACAGACGATTCAAAATAGACAATTAAAAGAGGGAAAAAAATCAACTTTAGGACTTAATAGAGTGTTTTTATTTAGTGAAGAAACTGCAATGTTTGGGATAAAAAATTTTTTAGATATATGGGTAAAGAATCAAGCTACAAATGACAGAGCGTTATGCGCAGTATGTAAGGGAAATGCTAAAGACATATTCAAATATAAAACTAAAGAGTACTCTAATGCTGCGGAATATATTGAAGGAATGATAAAAAATCTGCGTGAATACAACTTTTTTTCTATGCAGTACACTGCTATGGATTTAATAGTTAGAGTAGATGCTGAGGGAAGAAATGTATTATTACCCTATATAGAGCTAAAGGATGATACCATAGAAACTACAGGGCTTGCCATATTCAAAGGAGATGTTATGGTGGGAAAAGCAGATATGAATGAAACAAGGATAATTAATATTTTGAAGGAAAACAGAGTTAGGGGGATATTGACATTACAAAAAGATTCAAAACATTATATTAATTGTTATGCATATTCAAAAAGAAAAGTTAAATGTTATAGAGAAGATGGAAAATATAAATTTATAATATATTTAGATATACAAGGGAACATGGTGTCCAATGAATTATACAGTAATTTATGTTCAAATTCTCAGCTATTAAAAAGATATGAAGCAGATATGAAAAATTTTGTAGAAAAAAAAGCTAATGAAGCTATAAAAAATATTAAATGTAAGTATAAAACTGATGTTCTAGATTTGGGTAAAATTGCAATATCAAAATACGGAAGAGGTACCGGTACGGATTGGGATAAAGTGGTATGCGATTCTGAAATACAGATTAATGTGAAATTCAAGGTAAATACTGAAGGCAGGGGAGATTATTAA
- a CDS encoding PqqD family peptide modification chaperone has translation MNNNEEVLNIIFKISDNLEYEVDKDHIVTILEKQDHKIQKFFRKFKFRIPGYKKITMDEYGSYVFLQIDGNKTVKDIGKNLEVKYGDKIYPIYERLLLFLNHIDVNCHYIEKINL, from the coding sequence ATGAATAACAATGAAGAAGTTTTAAATATAATATTTAAAATCTCGGATAATTTGGAATATGAAGTTGATAAAGACCATATTGTGACTATACTTGAAAAACAAGATCACAAGATCCAAAAGTTTTTTAGAAAGTTTAAATTCAGAATTCCGGGATATAAAAAGATTACTATGGATGAGTATGGAAGTTATGTGTTTCTACAAATAGATGGCAATAAAACTGTAAAAGATATTGGAAAAAATCTAGAAGTAAAGTATGGTGATAAAATTTATCCAATCTATGAAAGGTTGTTATTATTTTTAAATCATATTGATGTTAATTGTCACTATATAGAAAAAATAAATTTGTAA